In Streptomyces qaidamensis, one DNA window encodes the following:
- a CDS encoding pectate lyase, protein MTSATRPRARRRALTGALATLGLSVGMIMTTHAPTASAATWPTPNGSQGTSSTISVSGTKDYGMKRYYGTGALAGDGQEEGQDPIFKLANGAVLKNVILGAPAADGIHCEGSCTLQNVWWEDVGEDAATFRGGNGATYQVIGGGAKKAADKVFQHNGGGTLTISNFAVQEFKTLYRSCGDCSTQYTRKVNLNTVDVTGTGSTARLVGINVNRNDVATLRNITIRNDSGRKVVPCQKYNNNTAVGSGPDSKNCLYSTSDITYR, encoded by the coding sequence ATGACTTCTGCGACACGTCCGCGCGCCCGCAGGCGCGCACTGACCGGCGCACTGGCCACACTCGGCCTGTCGGTTGGCATGATCATGACTACCCATGCGCCCACCGCGAGCGCCGCGACCTGGCCGACCCCCAACGGCAGCCAGGGCACCTCCTCCACCATCTCCGTGTCCGGCACCAAGGACTACGGGATGAAGCGGTACTACGGCACGGGCGCACTGGCCGGTGACGGCCAGGAGGAGGGTCAGGACCCGATCTTCAAGCTCGCGAACGGCGCGGTGCTGAAGAACGTCATCCTCGGCGCCCCCGCGGCCGACGGCATCCACTGCGAGGGCAGCTGCACGCTGCAGAACGTCTGGTGGGAGGACGTCGGCGAGGACGCCGCCACCTTCCGCGGCGGCAACGGCGCCACCTACCAGGTGATCGGCGGCGGCGCGAAGAAGGCGGCCGACAAGGTCTTCCAGCACAACGGCGGCGGCACGCTGACCATCTCCAACTTCGCGGTGCAGGAGTTCAAGACGCTCTACCGCTCCTGCGGTGACTGCTCCACGCAGTACACGCGCAAGGTCAACCTCAACACCGTCGACGTGACCGGAACCGGCTCCACCGCGCGACTCGTCGGCATCAACGTCAACCGCAACGACGTGGCGACCTTGCGGAACATCACGATCCGCAACGATTCCGGGCGCAAGGTCGTGCCCTGCCAGAAGTACAACAACAACACCGCCGTCGGCTCGGGACCCGACAGCAAGAACTGTCTGTACTCCACTTCGGACATCACCTACAGGTAG
- a CDS encoding NADH:flavin oxidoreductase/NADH oxidase, whose protein sequence is MTALFEPFTLRELTIPNRVWMPPMCQYSAAPKGPESGVPTDWHFAHYAARATGGTGLIVVEATAVSPQGRISPYDLGIWNDTQVEAFRRITRFLTAQGTVPAIQLAHAGRKASTDRPWKGGAPVGPDQHGWEPVAPSPLAFDDRHPVPAELTPGQIKDVVEQFAAAARRALDAGFEIAEIHGAHGYLINEFLSPHSNHRTDAYGGSYENRTRFALEVVDAVREVWPDDKPLFFRVSATEWLDDGGWTADDTVRFAADLRAHGIDLLDVSTGGNASGVRIPTTPGYQVPFAARVRNETSLPVAAVGLITDVEQAEKILANGEADAVLLGRELLRNPSWARHAARELGGEVRVPDQYHRSV, encoded by the coding sequence GTGACCGCGCTCTTCGAGCCCTTCACCCTGCGCGAGCTGACGATCCCGAACCGCGTGTGGATGCCCCCGATGTGCCAGTACTCGGCGGCGCCAAAGGGCCCGGAGAGCGGGGTCCCCACCGACTGGCACTTCGCGCACTACGCCGCCCGCGCCACCGGCGGCACGGGCCTGATCGTCGTCGAGGCGACCGCGGTGTCCCCGCAGGGCCGCATCTCCCCCTACGACCTCGGCATCTGGAACGACACGCAGGTCGAGGCGTTCCGCCGCATCACCCGCTTCCTCACCGCACAGGGCACGGTGCCGGCGATCCAGCTGGCTCACGCGGGACGCAAGGCATCCACGGACCGCCCCTGGAAGGGCGGCGCCCCGGTCGGTCCGGACCAGCACGGCTGGGAGCCGGTCGCCCCGAGCCCGCTCGCCTTCGACGACCGGCACCCGGTTCCGGCCGAGCTGACCCCCGGCCAGATCAAGGACGTGGTCGAGCAGTTCGCCGCCGCGGCCCGCCGCGCGCTCGACGCCGGTTTCGAGATCGCCGAGATCCACGGCGCCCACGGATACCTGATCAACGAGTTCCTCTCCCCGCACTCCAACCACCGCACCGACGCCTACGGCGGCTCGTACGAGAACCGCACCCGTTTCGCCCTCGAAGTCGTCGACGCCGTGCGGGAGGTCTGGCCGGACGACAAGCCGCTGTTCTTCCGCGTCTCGGCGACCGAATGGCTCGACGACGGCGGCTGGACCGCGGACGACACGGTCCGTTTCGCCGCCGACCTGCGGGCCCACGGCATCGACCTGCTGGACGTCTCCACCGGCGGCAACGCCTCCGGCGTCCGCATCCCCACGACCCCCGGCTACCAGGTGCCCTTCGCCGCCCGGGTGCGGAACGAGACGTCCCTGCCGGTCGCCGCCGTCGGACTCATCACCGACGTGGAGCAGGCCGAGAAGATCCTGGCCAACGGCGAGGCGGACGCGGTCCTGCTGGGCCGTGAGCTGCTGCGCAATCCCTCGTGGGCCCGGCACGCGGCACGGGAACTCGGCGGTGAGGTGCGGGTGCCGGACCAGTACCACCGGTCGGTCTGA
- a CDS encoding PaaX family transcriptional regulator C-terminal domain-containing protein, with protein MPMNVPARSGALDLRPLSARSVVLSLLLGAHPPELPVRELVRLVEGFDVGGSTLRAALSRMVTAGDLRRTDGGYRLSDRLLDRQRRQDDAVHPRTRAWDGDWEMAVITATGRGPAERADLRTRLTALRLTELREGVWLRPANLTRALPGDLDQVVQYYTAHPARPSAELAESLWPLEDWSATARALLAHIAGEARPAGRLTAFAAVVRHLLADPVLPPALLPAGWPGAELRAAYTDYQRDLIGEVSARVRGT; from the coding sequence ATGCCGATGAACGTCCCGGCGCGGTCCGGCGCGCTCGATCTGCGTCCGTTGTCCGCGCGGTCGGTCGTGCTGAGCCTCCTGCTCGGGGCGCATCCCCCCGAACTGCCGGTCAGGGAACTGGTGCGGCTCGTGGAGGGATTCGACGTCGGCGGCTCGACCCTGCGGGCGGCGCTCAGCCGGATGGTGACCGCCGGAGACCTGCGGCGTACGGACGGCGGCTACCGCCTCAGTGACCGGCTGCTGGACCGCCAGCGCCGCCAGGACGACGCCGTGCACCCGCGCACGCGCGCGTGGGACGGCGACTGGGAGATGGCCGTGATCACCGCGACGGGACGCGGCCCCGCCGAACGCGCCGACCTGCGCACGAGGCTGACCGCCCTCCGGCTCACCGAACTCCGCGAGGGTGTCTGGCTGCGACCCGCCAACCTGACCCGTGCCCTCCCTGGCGACCTGGACCAGGTGGTCCAGTACTACACGGCCCACCCCGCCCGGCCCTCGGCTGAACTGGCCGAAAGCCTGTGGCCGCTGGAGGACTGGTCCGCCACGGCGCGGGCCCTGCTCGCACACATCGCCGGCGAGGCCCGCCCGGCCGGCCGCCTGACCGCCTTCGCCGCCGTCGTACGGCACCTGCTCGCCGACCCCGTTCTGCCGCCCGCGCTGCTGCCCGCCGGCTGGCCCGGCGCCGAACTGCGCGCCGCCTATACCGACTACCAGCGGGATCTGATCGGAGAGGTAAGCGCGCGCGTGCGCGGCACCTGA
- a CDS encoding ArsR/SmtB family transcription factor has product MSSSAVSSRDLPHPARDEIRLEGVLHALSDPMRLRIVRELAGARGELSCSDFELPVTKSTTTHHFRVLRESGVIRQVYRGTAKMNGLRRDELDELFPGLMGALLAAAARQAVRPGG; this is encoded by the coding sequence GTGTCGTCGTCCGCCGTCAGCAGTCGTGACCTGCCGCATCCCGCGCGTGACGAGATCCGGCTGGAGGGGGTGCTGCACGCGCTCTCGGATCCGATGAGGTTGCGGATCGTGCGGGAACTTGCCGGTGCACGGGGGGAGTTGTCCTGCTCGGACTTCGAGCTGCCCGTCACCAAGTCGACCACCACCCACCATTTCCGGGTGCTGCGGGAGAGCGGGGTGATCCGGCAGGTGTACCGGGGGACGGCCAAGATGAACGGGCTGCGCCGGGACGAGCTCGATGAGCTGTTCCCGGGGCTCATGGGTGCTCTGCTCGCCGCGGCGGCCCGGCAGGCCGTCCGTCCGGGCGGCTGA
- a CDS encoding PHB depolymerase family esterase, whose protein sequence is MNRRIPDVPATARAARRRPRSALLALVAALLSLLTATALTAPAAVAGEPARDSVRAGAVPAAALTEVTNFGTNPSNLRMYLYVPDSVTPKPAVVVAVHWCTGSGPDMYNGTEYDTLADRYGFIVLYPSVTRSSKCFDVSSPQALRRGGGSDPVGIKSMIDWVTRTYDADTGRVFATGISSGAMMTNVLLGDYPDVFAAGAAFSGVPFGCFATTDGSEWNSACSGGTITRTPKEWGDLARGAYPGYTGPRPRMQIWHGTQDDVLRYPNFGEQIKQWTNVQGVSQTATTTDTPQSGWIRTRYGGTGDRAPVEAVSLQGVGHNLYAQGMASRVLTFFGLDSSGPAPQPQPGACRVKVSVNAWNTGLTASVTLTNTGTKAVDGWKLGFTLPAGQTVTGGWGATYTPSSGAVTATNVAYNGTISPGASVSIGYQANHGGNSAAPAAFTLNGTACAAG, encoded by the coding sequence ATGAACCGAAGGATCCCGGACGTGCCCGCCACCGCCCGCGCCGCGAGGAGACGCCCGCGGTCGGCCCTCCTCGCGCTCGTCGCCGCGCTGCTCTCGCTGCTCACGGCCACGGCGCTCACCGCGCCGGCGGCCGTCGCCGGCGAGCCGGCCCGCGACTCCGTCCGCGCAGGGGCCGTGCCCGCCGCGGCCCTCACCGAAGTCACGAACTTCGGAACCAACCCCAGCAATCTGCGCATGTACCTGTACGTACCGGACAGCGTCACGCCGAAGCCGGCCGTCGTGGTCGCCGTGCACTGGTGCACCGGCTCGGGCCCGGACATGTACAACGGCACCGAGTACGACACGCTCGCCGACCGGTACGGATTCATCGTGCTGTACCCCTCCGTCACCCGCAGCAGCAAGTGCTTCGACGTCTCCTCGCCCCAGGCCCTGCGCCGCGGTGGCGGCAGCGACCCCGTCGGCATCAAGTCGATGATCGACTGGGTCACCCGCACCTACGACGCCGACACCGGCCGGGTGTTCGCCACCGGCATCTCCTCCGGCGCGATGATGACGAACGTCCTGCTCGGGGACTACCCGGACGTGTTCGCGGCGGGCGCTGCCTTCTCGGGCGTCCCGTTCGGCTGTTTCGCCACCACCGACGGCTCCGAGTGGAACAGCGCCTGCTCGGGCGGCACGATCACCCGCACTCCGAAGGAATGGGGCGACCTGGCCCGGGGCGCGTACCCCGGTTACACCGGCCCCCGGCCCCGGATGCAGATCTGGCACGGTACCCAGGACGACGTCCTGCGCTACCCCAACTTCGGGGAGCAGATCAAACAGTGGACGAACGTGCAGGGCGTGAGCCAGACGGCCACCACCACCGACACGCCCCAGTCCGGCTGGATCCGCACCCGCTACGGCGGCACGGGTGACCGGGCCCCCGTGGAGGCCGTCAGCCTCCAGGGCGTCGGCCACAACCTCTACGCCCAGGGCATGGCGTCCCGCGTGCTCACCTTCTTCGGCCTGGACAGCTCGGGCCCGGCGCCCCAGCCCCAGCCCGGCGCGTGCAGGGTGAAGGTGTCGGTGAACGCCTGGAACACCGGTCTGACCGCCTCCGTGACCCTCACCAACACCGGCACGAAGGCCGTCGACGGCTGGAAACTCGGCTTCACGCTGCCCGCCGGCCAGACGGTCACGGGTGGCTGGGGCGCCACGTACACGCCGTCGTCCGGGGCGGTCACCGCCACCAACGTCGCGTACAACGGCACCATCTCGCCGGGCGCGAGCGTGAGCATCGGCTACCAGGCGAACCACGGTGGCAACAGCGCCGCCCCGGCCGCGTTCACGCTCAACGGAACGGCGTGCGCGGCCGGCTGA
- a CDS encoding FAD-dependent oxidoreductase — MLRVAVVGSGPSGCYTAQSLVQLDSEVRVDVLDRLPCPYGLVRYGVAPDHEKIKSLQNTLRAVLEHDRVRFLGGVQIGPGGVRAARLRELYHAVVYCVGAATDRRLGVPGEDLPGSWSATQFVSWYSAHPDAVDAGFLRDARSAVVIGVGNVAVDVTRMLARGLAELTPTDMPQAALTTLAESRVTEIHMVGRRGPSQARFTTKELRELGTLPETDVVVDPAELALDPGYTDPSALPAPQRRNVEVLRGWAGTPPTGAPRRIRLRFFLRPAELLAEQGRVGAVRFERTAPDGHGGVTGTGRHEVVEGQLVLRSVGYRGVPLEGLPFDPATGTVPNRSGRVLRGGVVTPGEYVAGWIKRGPTGVIGTNRPCAKETATALLEDAPALTLRAVPDDPLPALHAAGSDPVAWQGWQSIERAEAELGASLGRGVVKLPDWQSLLQAAAGKDP, encoded by the coding sequence GTGCTGCGAGTCGCCGTCGTAGGCTCCGGGCCGAGCGGGTGCTACACCGCCCAGAGCCTCGTCCAGCTGGACTCCGAGGTGCGCGTCGACGTGCTGGACCGGCTGCCGTGCCCGTACGGCCTCGTCCGCTACGGCGTGGCACCCGATCACGAGAAGATCAAGTCCCTGCAGAACACCCTGCGCGCGGTCCTGGAGCACGACCGGGTCCGGTTCCTCGGCGGCGTGCAGATCGGCCCAGGGGGTGTGCGCGCCGCCCGGCTGCGGGAGCTCTACCACGCGGTGGTGTACTGCGTGGGCGCCGCCACCGACCGGCGGCTGGGCGTCCCCGGGGAGGACCTGCCGGGAAGCTGGTCGGCGACGCAATTCGTGTCCTGGTACAGCGCCCACCCGGACGCCGTGGACGCCGGATTCCTGCGGGACGCCCGGTCGGCCGTGGTCATCGGCGTGGGGAACGTCGCCGTGGACGTCACGCGGATGCTGGCCCGGGGACTGGCCGAGCTCACCCCGACCGACATGCCGCAGGCTGCCCTGACGACCCTGGCGGAGAGCCGGGTGACCGAGATCCACATGGTGGGTCGGCGCGGCCCGTCCCAGGCCCGGTTCACCACCAAGGAGCTGCGTGAACTGGGCACCCTGCCGGAGACCGACGTGGTCGTGGACCCGGCGGAACTGGCCCTGGACCCGGGTTATACGGACCCCTCCGCGCTGCCCGCCCCGCAGCGCCGCAACGTGGAGGTCCTGCGCGGCTGGGCCGGGACACCCCCGACAGGCGCCCCGCGCCGCATCCGCCTCCGGTTCTTCCTCCGCCCGGCCGAACTGCTCGCCGAGCAGGGCCGTGTGGGCGCGGTGCGGTTCGAGCGGACGGCCCCGGACGGCCACGGCGGCGTGACGGGCACGGGCCGTCACGAGGTCGTCGAGGGACAGCTGGTCCTGCGCTCGGTGGGCTACCGCGGGGTCCCCCTGGAGGGCCTTCCGTTCGATCCGGCCACCGGCACCGTCCCGAACCGGTCCGGCCGCGTTCTGCGCGGGGGCGTCGTGACTCCGGGCGAGTACGTGGCGGGCTGGATCAAGCGCGGCCCCACGGGCGTCATCGGCACGAACCGCCCCTGCGCGAAGGAGACGGCCACGGCGCTTCTGGAGGACGCGCCGGCCCTCACCCTGCGGGCCGTGCCCGACGACCCCCTCCCGGCCCTGCACGCGGCGGGGAGCGACCCGGTCGCCTGGCAGGGGTGGCAGTCGATCGAGCGGGCGGAGGCGGAACTGGGAGCCTCACTGGGCCGCGGCGTGGTCAAACTCCCGGACTGGCAGTCCCTGTTGCAGGCCGCGGCGGGCAAGGACCCTTAG
- a CDS encoding IS5 family transposase — MGASRGRSADGLWERIEPLLPVTERRFRYPGRRRLDDRQVLCGILFVLYTGIPWRCLPQELGFGSGMTCWRRLREWNEAGVWQCLHEMLLAELRAAGISDPSRASVDSSHLRAMKGGAATGPSPVDRGKTGSKHHVIVEAHAIPPAATLTGGNRNDVTQLIPLIRAVPPIRGKRGQPLRRPKHLYADRGYDHESYRNQVRRFEITPHIARRGTEHGSGLGVHRWGVEGAIALLHWFRRLRIRWEIRDDIHQAFITLGCAVICRRRLRTPL, encoded by the coding sequence GTGGGCGCAAGCCGTGGGAGGTCTGCCGATGGGCTGTGGGAGCGGATCGAGCCGCTGTTGCCGGTGACTGAGCGGCGCTTCCGGTACCCGGGGCGTCGTCGGCTCGATGACCGGCAGGTTCTGTGCGGCATCCTGTTCGTGCTCTACACCGGCATCCCCTGGCGCTGCCTCCCGCAGGAACTCGGCTTCGGCTCCGGGATGACCTGCTGGAGGCGACTGCGGGAGTGGAACGAGGCCGGGGTCTGGCAGTGCCTGCACGAGATGCTGCTGGCCGAACTGCGGGCGGCCGGCATATCGGATCCGTCCCGGGCTTCGGTCGACTCGAGCCATCTGCGGGCGATGAAAGGTGGTGCGGCCACCGGCCCGTCCCCGGTGGACCGGGGCAAGACCGGCAGCAAGCACCACGTGATCGTCGAGGCCCACGCCATCCCGCCGGCCGCCACGCTGACCGGTGGCAACCGCAACGACGTGACCCAGCTGATCCCACTGATCCGAGCCGTCCCGCCGATCCGCGGCAAACGCGGCCAACCGCTGCGCCGCCCGAAGCACCTCTACGCCGACCGCGGCTACGACCACGAGAGCTACCGCAACCAGGTCCGACGGTTCGAAATCACCCCGCACATCGCCCGGCGCGGCACCGAACACGGCTCCGGACTCGGCGTACACCGCTGGGGCGTGGAAGGCGCCATCGCACTACTGCACTGGTTCCGCCGCCTACGCATCCGCTGGGAGATCCGCGACGACATCCACCAGGCCTTCATCACACTCGGTTGTGCCGTCATCTGCCGGCGACGACTGAGGACCCCGCTCTGA
- a CDS encoding DUF6214 family protein — MRAAWEVRENEGATRWFEFRLAFADGARVDALAVVGGGCVCVEEVRAQPALSLDDLAVLADWIEEAVGQACATGPGPDGCGAQRCRARPAWPLGAEGRRLVAREYRAAQRDGADPVLAVMGATGHSRRTSLRLIGQARDAGLLPPRRARR, encoded by the coding sequence GTGCGCGCCGCATGGGAAGTGCGGGAGAACGAGGGCGCCACGCGGTGGTTCGAGTTCCGGCTGGCTTTCGCGGACGGCGCCCGGGTCGACGCGCTCGCCGTCGTGGGCGGCGGATGCGTCTGCGTCGAGGAGGTGCGCGCTCAGCCCGCGCTGTCCCTCGACGACCTGGCGGTGCTCGCCGACTGGATCGAGGAGGCGGTGGGGCAGGCGTGCGCCACCGGGCCCGGGCCGGACGGCTGCGGGGCGCAGCGGTGCCGTGCCCGGCCGGCCTGGCCGCTGGGGGCGGAGGGGCGGCGGCTGGTGGCGCGGGAGTACCGCGCGGCCCAGCGGGACGGCGCCGACCCGGTCCTCGCCGTGATGGGTGCGACCGGGCACAGCCGCCGTACCTCCCTCAGGCTGATCGGCCAGGCCCGGGACGCGGGCCTGCTGCCACCGCGCCGCGCCCGCCGCTGA
- a CDS encoding RCC1 domain-containing protein gives MLANSSALAAGRRHSVGRRWDGTVLAVGDTAAAECRVERWEDVVAVAAGNVHTATNTGRAHTVGLRSDGTVLATGWNGDGQCDVAGWRGITAVAAGWRRTLGLLANGRVLAVGRSSEGQCDVQSWREMVVLSCGDWHSVGVRSDGSALATGNNRRRQCAVEGWRDLAAISAGYLHTVGLRADGRAVATGDRATGACEVDEWEDVVALGAGSYHTVGVTASGRVLAAGDNSYGQCEVGDWRDIVAVAAGSTHTLGLRANGTVVTTGNNADRQCEVDAWSGVQLPQAAGPRQRELTRRHPRASETSF, from the coding sequence ATGCTCGCCAACTCGTCGGCGCTGGCGGCCGGAAGGCGTCATTCGGTCGGACGGCGCTGGGATGGAACCGTTCTCGCCGTGGGCGATACCGCAGCCGCTGAATGTCGTGTCGAGCGATGGGAAGACGTCGTCGCGGTGGCAGCTGGCAACGTCCATACCGCGACGAACACAGGCAGGGCTCATACGGTGGGACTCCGGTCGGACGGTACGGTGCTGGCAACGGGGTGGAATGGCGATGGGCAATGTGATGTCGCCGGATGGCGAGGCATCACGGCCGTCGCCGCAGGCTGGCGCCGCACGCTCGGGCTCCTCGCGAATGGCCGCGTGCTAGCAGTTGGCCGGAGTTCAGAAGGACAGTGCGACGTGCAGTCCTGGCGCGAGATGGTCGTCCTCTCGTGTGGTGACTGGCACTCGGTCGGCGTCCGGTCGGACGGTTCTGCACTGGCCACGGGGAACAACCGACGACGACAGTGTGCCGTTGAAGGGTGGCGTGACCTGGCCGCCATTTCGGCCGGGTATCTCCATACCGTCGGCCTCAGAGCCGACGGGCGGGCAGTAGCGACCGGAGACCGGGCAACCGGGGCGTGTGAGGTCGATGAGTGGGAAGACGTGGTGGCGCTCGGCGCGGGCAGCTACCACACCGTCGGGGTCACTGCGTCCGGACGGGTCCTCGCAGCAGGAGACAACAGCTACGGACAGTGCGAAGTCGGCGATTGGCGCGACATTGTCGCCGTGGCGGCCGGTTCAACGCACACCCTTGGCCTGCGTGCCAACGGCACAGTCGTGACCACAGGGAACAATGCCGACAGACAGTGTGAAGTCGATGCCTGGTCCGGAGTCCAGCTTCCACAGGCCGCCGGGCCGCGCCAACGCGAACTGACACGCCGTCACCCCCGAGCCTCAGAGACCTCGTTCTGA